AATGACGACTCCTACTGCCACAATGAGCCATATCCACCACCTGTTTGGCTTTGCTGCATTGACAAACTTTGCTGCATTGACGAACAAATTTTTACCATTCTACTAGCAATGGTATTTTTGTtcgtttttcttcttctaatcaTTTACTATGCATTAAGATGCATGTATTGTTTGTGCTTTATTAAGATTGAATGAATATATTGCATTAAGCTTAAAGTGAATTACAAGCTCTGTTTGTTTATATACTAAGTTAGTAACAGACTTAGACGGAAAATAGTAATAAACTAGCAACAACTATAATGTAGCATAGCAAACTCCAAGTCAGCTTCCCAGGTGGTAACTGACTCCACTATAAGATTATTCCTATGTAGGGGGCCGGAGCCAAGAATTTTTGTTCAGAGGTTCAAGTTGCggcactaatatatttatcaagacaacccctcacacacacatatacacacaaacactttttcatttgataaattatatatatacacacacccaacaaaaaaaaaaattgcatagtattttcaatcaaaaatatgtttgatgatgatctttcataaaataaaattcatttttagtGTGAAATTCTttaaaagtttcattttcaataccaattatcatattttatactaaaataagtaaaaaatcttttaactgaactaatgaaatttttaaaaacatgattaaTCAAAAACTTGGAGGAATAAGTTATGCTTTAAACATATTTGAAGTTATCTTGTTCTAACCTATTATGTGGCAACTAAAGAGACATTTCATGTATAGTTTTGGTAATAAGATTTTTCTAATAAGTCAATGACTTGTTAATCGTCATATAATGggttaaaaaagataaattcaaacatgttcggtgccaaactttatcaaatatttaacagagttaagagcacattttacaataaaaaataaaattgcaaaaaataaagttatgtttctataactattagactaattttttttaagagtatcattggattaattcaaatatttggaggggctaactcttatttttgttggctaaattttgaaaacattaaaataattatatatataggaaaattcAAAATGTTGGGCCATGTACATGGCTCCGTCCCTGTCTATACTACCTGCcgtttgtatttaaatttacaAAACTACATGTCATATAAGCTCTCCTAACAAGCGTTGACATAATGATCCTTCAAATCTTCTGaaattctcttatatatatatatatatatatatatatatatgtgtgtgtgtgtgtgttttttttaagttaggACTAGGACTCTATGGTAATTATTATATGACGATAACTTTTGTTTAATTTCATCTCATTGTTTTAGTTTATTTCGTAAATTTGGATGATTCTCAAGCCTCTCAAGATAAAACTTAGGGCTATTGATCTACTAGTTAAAAAATCAATAGAGTTGATTTTATCTGTTTTCTACAAAGGTCTTTAGTAAGCATCTAGATTATCAAACCTACACATCAAAGTCATGTTCTTAGCACATGTTCTACATCAATTATAAGCAAGaaatatgataaattaattCAGCTTGAATTTGTCTTACCTTCGGATTCGAGGAAGTATACTTTCGGCGCATTCAAATCCATTTCAAATTTTGGCATGGTGGTCCAAACATTACAGCCGGTGCCATCTTTCTTTGTAGGCTCAAAGGCAACACAAGAACAAATTGTCACGCATTTGTCTTCACAATCCACATGGGTCAGGTTGTCATCCGCATGAAACTCGTATCCATCAGTATCCACAAAGTAACCTGAACGTTCAGCAAATGTAATATGATCGCTCCTGCACCCCGGAAGCTTTTTCTTCACACATCCTTGATTATCTGAAGCAAGGGAAGGAAAACTACATTGAACAAGCAACCTTTCACCTAAATAAAGCTTTCCCAAGTAATCTATCCTTAACCGTGGGAACGTTTTGATGTCTTTATTTGCCGAATAGTTGAAGTATGTTTCATTCTCATTCGATATCTTTGAAAAGGCGTATGAGGAACCTCTTTGATCTTGTAAAGTGAATCCATTTATTGGCTTGTGCTGGTAACCCTCATCTTGCGAAAACCCACCTGTCCAATACTCCTCGTCGTGCTGCATGATGTTGAACTCATTTCCAGGTATAGAGTCCACGTTCATGCCAAAAGTAAAGGCCCCTGTGTCAGGTACCACATCACTTCTCCATGATTTTAGAGACCAAGTTTGTTCACTTTTTGTGCTGAATCCCAATTTCATTCCTGGCAGAAGTGTATCAGTGGGATAATCAAAGCTTTGCCACAAATCCCTCTTCACAGTTCCATCTGAATTCAGTTCATGAAGTACAAAGTTACCAGTATCAAGTAGAACAGCACTACAATTACTGGCTTCTTGTCCTGGATATAGTGAAATAGGAGGACCCATTTTGCTGTATGAAATATTCAAACTCCCATAGTCATCAACAATAAGACTTGCAGAATTGCCAAACAGTGGAGCATTTGGATTGGCAACCCACACTACATTCGTGGGGGAGTCACCATCGTACCATATTCCTAAGTACGAATTGTTACTTGTAAGGTTGAAGAATCCTAATCTAAACTTTCCATCAGCTGAAACTAATTCATCTCCATCTTTGAGCTCCTGTCGTTGCACTAATGTGTTTCGCTGCTGGGAAGAAGATAGACCCAGGAAGAGTAGCAGACATAAAAAATTGGGGATAAATTTTCGTGCTATGCTTGCCATGAAAGACAGCCTCTGATTCTTTTTGGTAATTAGCTAAGGTGCAGAAATGTGTTTGTTCACTGAGTACACAATGacggtaatttttttttgatgaacaacaCAATGACGGTAATTAAAGAAACGGTTTGGGAGGCTTTAATTGCGAATGGTACGTATGTGGTTCATATTCTTCTAATAAATTATGGTATAAGGTCATAGTCCCGGTACTAATCAGCCGCCTATCGTTTGAAATTTTCAACTTATTAAAGGATTGATTGGGTTCAACTGCCAGGCTCAATCATGCACTTGAGAGGGCcctcaaattttaaccaatcCATAAATTTAggatcccaaaaattttcacaaaagtTTTTTCTAACTCTGTTCTAAATTGTTGGTCctatttaaaaaacttaatttttttttttttgaagggaacATTAAAATTATGGGAGATAGTTTGTGTTTAATAAACACGACTTTCCACTTCAAGTCAAGATTTcaattgcttttgttttgatGGAGTGTGTAAAACtctataaaatagtttgtgtgtAATAACTAATGCACactaatttttaacaaattaagaTGGGGAGTGGGGCTGCAGAGgaccaaagattttttttttattaattttttttatataaagagTAATCGTGAGACTACGTGTACGTATctcttagtatttttttattttttaaataaaatttcacattctttttgtggataatgaataaaattttgccttaaatttctttaattctttatataaaattttatatatactcTTAGAGTTCATGTTCACACTTTCACCCCTTAAAGTTTGgaagtgtttagattttacactccTGGATTATGAAACTTCAGAGTATCAAATCTAAATACTTCAAAACAttagggagtaaaatccaaacatctttaaaatttaaagagtaaaattcaaattcgaAAATTTCAGAGTGTAAAATCCCAACACCTAAAAACTTTAGgggtataatttgcaatttaccatttatttaattttctctttgGTTTTCATATTGGTATTTAATATCTTAATtgttataaaaacaatttttgataaatataaaatcaaaatgctAGGACAGCCCAACCATTCACGAAACTTAAGTCATTGCCTAAGGCCCCCTCTATAGGCTAATATGatatatctatatttatttgTCTTAACATTTTAATTAAGGCTTGCttcacccaaaaacaaaaaacaattaggcTCTCTTTATTTTCCAATAGAATGCATTGTGTACTAAAAAGACCCCCATTGTATCCAAAACAGGaaaggtttttttgttttttattaaaacgtGAAGAGAGAagattaaatgttaaaaacaaaaagaaacaaagatacCCCTCATGTATGAAATTATTCACACTCAATAAGGCTAGAACCTAGAGGTGAAATTGTCAAATTGACCGACCCCTTTTCCTCATGTTAATGGATTCCATTCCAAGTCTTCACCTTTGTTCTGTTGAACACTTTCTATCTATATCCTTTCTAAAAGGAAACTAAAACCCTGTCAATATTCAAAAGCTGTCCCCACTTCTTgtagcaaataaaaaaattgtcattcaCTAATTTCACTTCAAGAAGCAAATTTTACTTGGTGTATATATTAAGGATTGTAAGTCTTAGTAGAATTTAATTCattagttaaaaagaaaaatcatatatttcaCCTAGGGTTCaccttttttttagtatttaatatAGAGAAATGctaatatttacaatattttcatctcACTTTCACAGCAAATATTTAGTGTCAGGTTGTTACAGTTGTTATTGCCTTATTGGTGAGGTTAAAAAGTAATTCAATGATAGGTTTAAAAAATCGTGGACTTATAAGTTATCACTTAactttttttaacatatataaaatacattAAGACTGCCTTGGCCCTTGACTTTCAGTCAAGGTTTATTACTTGGATTGGAGGGAACAATTTTTCCATTTGGCAAGTTTGCACCGAATTGATTCAGcaagtaaaaaacaaatataaagtCCAAGTTGATTTTACATCTGTGGAAAGATATTCTTGACATAATTGAAAATTTCCATACAGGCCCGTGAAACCAGGCCAGCTATTAACGGGAAGCTACACGTTTTGTCTTCTTATCTCAAAAATTAAGGAACTTAATTAAGTGGATAattttccagataaatttctattatctctctctcattttttcaattatccctttatttcttttaattttctcattCAGGTAAAGtatgttattaattattaccaTTAAAtgtgcaaagaaaaataaaaagcaatttctcttttctcttttcttttttctttttctttttttaccttcTTTCTAAATATTTTGCACCCATGACCCATCCgttggcaaagaaaaaaaaaatcattagggTTTTGGGAATAATATTCTTAGCATATtaatttctaagttttttttttttttttattgagctGGATTTTTAGATATTATTAAGGTCATATTAGCTGAATATATTAGTAGAAATATTCAAAGGTCATATTAGTTGAATAATTTCTATGCAAATATAACTAATTTCAAACCATTAGGTCTAACTGTCTTAACTGCTAGAGGACACAATATGTGttagatattttttaattgagccGAATGTTTCGcatctttaaaattattttattaaaaaaataacaaaaaaatctattattaaataaatgaatgCTTAATGTTTACATCAAACAGTCGGCTAAGAAAGCTCAACTATTCTAGGATTGTCAATACGTGTTATTAGTGCTAAGAAAGCTTAGCCTAGAATCCCCCAATTTCATGCAATTTGATTATTCTTCCAGCACAAATCCAACTCTAATgcttaaatatgtaattaaagtGCACGGATGGGTTCAATGTCTCAACAAGTTATTAATTTTCTACcccaaaatatattttactacATCACCCCTCCCTAAGTTTTCAACCCTaaagtttaaataattttttttttttgatgaaataaaatctaaatattgGTTGTTCTATCTTCTATGAATGcatcaaaaaacacaaatagaGGGCTTggcttaaaaaatttaataaaaaaatggtaggttttaataaatacaattttccttttttttttgttcattgcagaatttattgattttaattactTGAAATGTGATTATTTTATTCAATGCACCTATTATCACATCGCACCTATTATTTGTTTCtacccaaaattattttattcaatgcACCTATTAATTACTTGAAATGTGATTAAAAAAGGGCCCACTCTATCCCACGTTTACACCTCTATACCTATTCTCACATCGcatcattttgaacaaaatttatcaTCTTCTCCACACACATTCACTGGTTTACTCCTTTGCACCTATTATCACGTGGATtgatcaaggaagtcaataccgtaccggaggctgtaccggtttggccaccggtacgatatatttcggataccggtcaataccggtgtatcgtttcgggtttaccgctattttatatatatatatatatacacacacacacacataccaaaatctctagaaccatgtttataaatatataatatttcacttatattatagtaaatataaaattttattataaaacattacctcaattcaaaacaaattattcatagttttagactttagtatcaaataaaagaaaaaaaacacaatataaaaaatagaaaacttagttgttcattgcatactaagaaaacaaataatactaagaagttaatgtaaataagttaccattatgcctttacaaaaattcaaaaattacaaaactaaaaaaaaagtttttttctgtaccaaccggtacgcccggtaccggccggtattgcccaaAATTGGCCGATATGGCCGGTACGcgaccggtacggccggtattttttttggtacaatatagaagtgtaccggtaccgatGCCCTgaccggtacggtatgtaccggccggtacggccggtaccagtacggtatcggccacactggGATTGATGCGGTACATCAATCCACTTTTGTTACttccttacattttttttaaaaacaaattaattagtatttctcttaaaaaattcaattagttTCAACTTTAGATTTTTACCGGTTGATTtgaaaagctaaaaaataataataagatagaATTGGTCCTTTTTATTCTAAGTAGGATATGTAATTTGTATATTTTGGGTATCAGTAATTGTTATAATTGCATTTCATAaacaagtttttcaaaattaaaattaataaaaatactaTTTAGCCCCCTAGGGGCATGGTGTGTTGGTAAGAGTCTCAGACTTGATCACACTTGCGAGTCTAGGAGTTGCCGAGCTCAAGTTGTGCGCTTCGCAAAAATGCTGTGCTACGACGCGGATAGCTCTACCGTGCCCAAGGGTGCCCCATGCCAGCTATAGCTGGTTTAAATGGGCAGGGTCAATGATCACACATGTAAAGCCCTTTTTTcgttcataaaaaattaaaaataataaaaatactaattagGATtgattataacaaaaaaaagattaagtagATTAGTCatgttatcaataaaaaatgaaacattagcagaacttgaatacaaaaagtttaataattttgcatttcaaaaatcaagaaaaatagatactaaatgaaaataaataaatatattatttaaatataagaaaaggcTTTG
The sequence above is drawn from the Castanea sativa cultivar Marrone di Chiusa Pesio chromosome 5, ASM4071231v1 genome and encodes:
- the LOC142636815 gene encoding G-type lectin S-receptor-like serine/threonine-protein kinase CES101 isoform X1 is translated as MASIARKFIPNFLCLLLFLGLSSSQQRNTLVQRQELKDGDELVSADGKFRLGFFNLTSNNSYLGIWYDGDSPTNVVWVANPNAPLFGNSASLIVDDYGSLNISYSKMGPPISLYPGQEASNCSAVLLDTGNFVLHELNSDGTVKRDLWQSFDYPTDTLLPGMKLGFSTKSEQTWSLKSWRSDVVPDTGAFTFGMNVDSIPGNEFNIMQHDEEYWTGGFSQDEGYQHKPINGFTLQDQRGSSYAFSKISNENETYFNYSANKDIKTFPRLRIDYLGKLYLGERLLVQCSFPSLASDNQGCVKKKLPGCRSDHITFAERSGYFVDTDGYEFHADDNLTHVDCEDKCVTICSCVAFEPTKKDGTGCNVWTTMPKFEMDLNAPKVYFLESEAKFVNAAKPNRWWIWLIVAVGVVIIILFFFLCYAKINKKRVAEGERKRKQNILIQELGGNTIPSTVHDNAKNQNNGGQTSHELHVFSFESITIATSNFSTENKLGEGGFGPVYKGKLADGREIAIKRLSKSSGQGLLEFKNEVILIAKLQHTNLVRLLGFCIQEEENMLIYEYMPNKSLDIFLFGIAQGLVYLHKYSRLRIVHRDLKASNILLDEEMNPKISDFGLARIFGLKESEENTNRVVGTYGYMSPEYAMNGVVSIKTDVFSFGVFLLEIVSGKKNNSRYHSDHPLNLIEYAWKLWNEGKDLELIDPTILDDSCSLYEVSRCIHVGLLCVQDQATDRPTMLNVVSMLSNETLQLSPPKQPVFFINTFVEEYQVSEIKAESCSVNNVTVSVMKPR
- the LOC142636815 gene encoding G-type lectin S-receptor-like serine/threonine-protein kinase CES101 isoform X2, which encodes MASIARKFIPNFLCLLLFLGLSSSQQRNTLVQRQELKDGDELVSADGKFRLGFFNLTSNNSYLGIWYDGDSPTNVVWVANPNAPLFGNSASLIVDDYGSLNISYSKMGPPISLYPGQEASNCSAVLLDTGNFVLHELNSDGTVKRDLWQSFDYPTDTLLPGMKLGFSTKSEQTWSLKSWRSDVVPDTGAFTFGMNVDSIPGNEFNIMQHDEEYWTGGFSQDEGYQHKPINGFTLQDQRGSSYAFSKISNENETYFNYSANKDIKTFPRLRIDYLGKLYLGERLLVQCSFPSLASDNQGCVKKKLPGCRSDHITFAERSGYFVDTDGYEFHADDNLTHVDCEDKCVTICSCVAFEPTKKDGTGCNVWTTMPKFEMDLNAPKVYFLESEAKFVNAAKPNRWWIWLIVAVGVVIIILFFFLCYAKINKKRVAEGERKRKQNILIQELGGNTIPSTVHDNAKNQNNGGQTSHELHVFSFESITIATSNFSTENKLGEGGFGPVYKGKLADGREIAIKRLSKSSGQGLLEFKNEVILIAKLQHTNLVRLLGFCIQEEENMLIYEYMPNKSLDIFLFDPTKKCILNWKTRFNIIEGIAQGLVYLHKYSRLRIVHRDLKASNILLDEEMNPKISDFGLARIFGLKESEENTNRVVGTYGYMSPEYAMNGVVSIKTDVFSFGVFLLEIVSGKKNNSRYHSDHPLNLIEYAWKLWNEGKDLELIDPTILDDSCSLYEVSRCIHVGLLCVQDQATDRPTMLNVVSMLSNETLQLSPPKQPVFFINTFVEEYQVSEIKAESCSVNNVTVSVMKPR